A single window of Methanoculleus sp. 7T DNA harbors:
- a CDS encoding PspC domain-containing protein, which translates to MAEKRLVRPKKDRLIAGVCSGIARYVDIDPAIVRIA; encoded by the coding sequence ATGGCAGAGAAGAGACTTGTCCGTCCGAAGAAGGACCGCCTGATCGCCGGGGTCTGTAGCGGGATAGCCCGATATGTGGACATCGACCCGGCGATTGTACGGATTGC